In Sphingobacterium sp. PCS056, the following proteins share a genomic window:
- a CDS encoding TerC family protein, with amino-acid sequence MEQGILDLHPGLVWGFGIVILIMLLLDLGVFNKKAHEVSSKEAAIWSVVWISLAMAFSGVVYWVFNQDAGGHDLALEKFTQFQAAYWVEKALSVDNLFVFILVFGFFKVPKHLHHKVLFWGIIGALIFRAIFIFAGVEIINLTYLSQFIQNNSSIHYIIWSFIGLLSIVLALKYLKEEKLFLIIALLFGILLLLGVNTKYIIDINNISIPEINIVMTLFGLFLVVVGIKSWGGGDDDESEDYSNTAGAKLIKQFWKVSDNYDGDQFFTVQNNVKMATPLLVVVAVIEFTDVLFAVDSIPAIFAISKDPFILYTSNIFAILGLRALYFLLSNFIHMFSKLPYGLAVILTFIGVKMLISPWFHISSPVSLGVVGGVLVLSVIASLIFPENKRSGEES; translated from the coding sequence ATGGAACAAGGAATTTTAGATTTACATCCTGGATTAGTCTGGGGGTTTGGTATAGTAATACTTATTATGTTATTACTAGACCTAGGTGTTTTTAATAAAAAAGCACACGAAGTATCATCAAAAGAAGCTGCAATTTGGAGTGTTGTTTGGATTTCTTTAGCAATGGCTTTTTCGGGCGTTGTTTATTGGGTCTTTAATCAAGATGCTGGAGGACACGATTTGGCTTTAGAGAAATTTACGCAATTTCAAGCAGCGTATTGGGTTGAGAAAGCATTATCTGTAGATAATTTATTTGTATTTATTCTAGTATTTGGATTTTTCAAAGTACCTAAACATCTACATCACAAAGTACTTTTCTGGGGGATAATCGGTGCATTGATATTTAGAGCTATATTTATTTTTGCCGGTGTTGAAATTATTAACTTAACTTATTTAAGTCAATTTATTCAAAACAATAGTTCAATACATTATATCATTTGGAGTTTTATAGGGCTATTATCTATTGTTTTAGCATTAAAATACCTTAAAGAGGAGAAACTTTTTTTAATCATAGCTTTACTATTCGGAATTTTACTGCTTTTGGGTGTCAATACTAAATATATCATTGATATCAATAATATATCAATACCTGAAATCAATATTGTAATGACGCTATTTGGATTATTCCTAGTAGTAGTAGGAATAAAATCTTGGGGTGGAGGAGATGATGATGAAAGTGAAGATTATAGTAATACTGCTGGGGCAAAACTAATTAAGCAATTTTGGAAAGTTTCCGATAATTATGATGGTGATCAGTTTTTTACAGTTCAAAATAATGTAAAAATGGCTACGCCTCTACTAGTTGTGGTAGCTGTAATTGAATTCACAGATGTGTTATTTGCTGTTGATTCTATCCCTGCTATTTTTGCTATTTCAAAAGATCCGTTCATCCTGTATACATCTAATATATTTGCAATTCTTGGCTTGCGGGCGTTATATTTTTTGTTATCAAATTTCATTCATATGTTTAGTAAACTTCCATATGGATTGGCTGTTATTTTGACCTTTATAGGTGTTAAAATGCTTATCTCTCCATGGTTTCACATAAGTTCTCCTGTTTCATTAGGAGTCGTTGGAGGAGTTTTGGTACTTTCCGTTATAGCATCATTAATATTTCCGGAGAATAAGCGTAGTGGGGAAGAAAGTTAA
- a CDS encoding helix-hairpin-helix domain-containing protein has product MSTIKVQSIINSSQYYEYIDDGNPKQGGVKDVYFAPNRKYVVAFFRDPLDFNQKDRIKKIVTLYLENIKKGNASDYYLNDIFRWPYDAVEKNGKTGVIVPIYDSKFFFKKGYCSNETIKGGEKVGKWFTSPSFRNKNYPLSLDKNELGDWLSYFQIAINICRGVKKLHQMGLAHSDLSYNNVLVDPVSKSAVIIDIDGLVVPGLFPPEVIGTADFIAPEVLTTKHLKISDSNRILPNQKTDLHALAVLIYMYLFRRHPLRGGKIWDLDSEKDELFAMGEKAIFVEHPTDHTNQVKVDHLKKWDINWGDPKKIPFTIVGPYLTDLFKRAFIDGLHNPILRPIANEWETALLKTVDLIQPCQNPSCDEKWYVFDNTANPKCPFCGTAHKGTLPVIDLYYKFKDDVWKPEGHRLMAYHNQYLFKWHVSRHVIRNENLTAEDKKPVGYFTFYQNKWVLVNQTLNGMKDLTDKKDIPINSMVELTDGKKILLSNEEGGRLLYITLTNK; this is encoded by the coding sequence AGACTTTAATCAAAAGGATCGAATAAAAAAAATAGTCACTCTATATCTTGAAAACATAAAAAAAGGTAATGCATCAGATTATTATCTTAATGATATATTTAGGTGGCCATACGATGCCGTAGAGAAGAACGGAAAAACAGGAGTAATTGTGCCTATTTATGATTCAAAATTCTTTTTTAAGAAGGGCTATTGCTCTAATGAAACCATTAAAGGAGGGGAAAAGGTCGGTAAATGGTTTACTTCGCCTTCATTTCGTAATAAAAATTATCCGCTTTCTTTGGATAAGAACGAATTAGGTGATTGGTTGAGTTACTTCCAAATTGCAATAAATATTTGCCGGGGTGTAAAAAAACTCCATCAAATGGGCTTGGCACATTCTGATTTATCATATAACAATGTCCTTGTAGATCCGGTTTCTAAGTCGGCTGTTATTATCGATATCGATGGTTTGGTGGTACCTGGGTTATTTCCCCCTGAAGTGATCGGTACGGCAGATTTTATTGCACCAGAAGTCCTCACTACTAAGCATCTTAAGATAAGTGATAGTAATCGGATTTTACCCAATCAAAAAACAGATTTGCATGCATTAGCTGTTTTAATTTATATGTACTTATTTAGAAGACATCCATTAAGGGGTGGTAAAATATGGGATTTGGATTCGGAGAAGGATGAACTTTTTGCTATGGGCGAGAAAGCCATATTTGTTGAGCATCCGACTGATCATACCAATCAGGTCAAAGTCGATCATCTAAAGAAGTGGGATATAAATTGGGGAGATCCTAAAAAGATTCCGTTTACAATAGTAGGGCCATATTTGACAGATTTATTTAAACGAGCATTTATTGATGGTCTACATAATCCGATACTTCGTCCAATTGCTAATGAATGGGAAACAGCTTTATTAAAAACCGTGGATCTGATTCAGCCTTGTCAAAATCCTTCATGTGATGAGAAGTGGTATGTATTTGACAATACTGCCAATCCGAAATGTCCTTTTTGTGGTACTGCGCACAAAGGAACATTACCGGTCATTGATCTTTATTATAAATTTAAAGATGATGTGTGGAAGCCAGAAGGACATCGATTAATGGCATATCATAATCAATATCTTTTCAAATGGCATGTATCACGACACGTTATTCGTAATGAGAACCTAACAGCAGAAGATAAAAAGCCTGTTGGATATTTTACTTTTTATCAAAATAAATGGGTGTTAGTCAATCAAACTTTAAATGGGATGAAAGATTTGACAGATAAGAAAGACATACCTATTAATTCTATGGTAGAACTTACAGATGGAAAAAAAATTCTTCTTTCTAATGAAGAAGGAGGTCGACTATTATATATCACATTAACAAACAAATAG